One Rubripirellula reticaptiva genomic region harbors:
- a CDS encoding 3-hydroxyacyl-ACP dehydratase FabZ family protein: MKSKFIIDLDLLDVNKPIAGIEAIRELNPQRHEMEQLTAILYEDLDRNVCAAVKSVTEDEFWCRGHMPGMPLMPGVVMLESVAQLSSYFTQKNDLLGADIVGFGGVDDVRFRGIVTPGDDLILMVELVKARRNRMIIAAFQGVVNGSIVLEGTLRGIPIPIAAVEEQLARKG, from the coding sequence TTGAAAAGCAAATTCATCATCGATCTCGATCTGTTGGACGTCAACAAGCCAATCGCCGGTATTGAAGCGATCCGCGAGTTGAATCCGCAGCGCCACGAGATGGAGCAATTGACGGCGATCCTCTACGAGGATTTAGACCGGAATGTATGCGCGGCCGTAAAATCGGTCACGGAGGATGAATTTTGGTGCCGCGGCCATATGCCCGGCATGCCTTTGATGCCCGGTGTTGTCATGCTGGAATCGGTGGCTCAGCTTTCCAGTTATTTCACTCAAAAGAACGACTTGCTAGGTGCCGACATTGTCGGTTTCGGCGGCGTTGATGACGTGCGTTTTCGAGGTATCGTCACGCCCGGCGACGATTTGATCTTGATGGTCGAGCTGGTGAAGGCTCGCCGTAATCGAATGATCATCGCAGCTTTCCAGGGTGTCGTGAACGGATCGATCGTGCTGGAAGGCACTCTTCGCGGAATCCCCATCCCGATCGCTGCGGTCGAAGAACAATTGGCTCGCAAAGGCTAG
- a CDS encoding 50S ribosomal protein bL37 produces MAKPHRKLKKANHGRRPANAKARKAKRRKLKT; encoded by the coding sequence ATGGCCAAACCGCATCGCAAGTTAAAGAAAGCTAATCACGGCCGCCGCCCGGCTAACGCTAAGGCACGTAAAGCGAAACGCCGCAAGCTGAAAACCTAA
- the tmk gene encoding dTMP kinase, producing MTTGMFVSLDGIDGVGKSTQINRLAEHFRNQGREVLCVRDPGTTAVGARLREILLSSDLTMHRRTEAIIFMASRSELVETLIRPALAEGKVVISDRFLLSTVVYQSIGGDVSPDLLWQLGRMASGNLSPDVTVLLDMPALDSMARIDRPADRMEARGPEYMESVRKAFLKQLPEASETTAVVDANQDIETVAKRIRELFPA from the coding sequence ATGACGACCGGGATGTTTGTTTCGCTTGATGGCATCGACGGTGTTGGCAAATCGACTCAGATCAACCGTTTGGCCGAGCACTTTCGAAACCAAGGTCGCGAAGTTCTTTGCGTTCGCGATCCGGGTACAACGGCGGTGGGAGCACGGTTGCGTGAAATTCTATTGAGCAGTGATCTGACGATGCATCGTCGAACCGAAGCGATCATCTTTATGGCCAGCCGAAGCGAATTGGTTGAGACGCTGATTCGACCGGCACTCGCTGAAGGCAAAGTCGTGATCTCGGATCGATTCTTACTGTCGACAGTCGTTTACCAAAGTATCGGTGGTGACGTTTCGCCGGATTTGCTGTGGCAACTTGGCCGAATGGCGTCCGGCAATCTGTCGCCCGACGTGACCGTTCTGTTGGACATGCCGGCACTTGATTCGATGGCGCGGATCGACCGACCAGCTGATCGCATGGAAGCTCGCGGCCCTGAATACATGGAGTCGGTTCGCAAAGCGTTCTTGAAGCAGTTGCCCGAAGCCAGCGAAACGACCGCAGTCGTCGACGCCAACCAGGACATCGAAACCGTGGCGAAGCGGATTCGCGAATTGTTTCCTGCCTAG